In Massilia violaceinigra, one DNA window encodes the following:
- a CDS encoding tubulin-like doman-containing protein, whose protein sequence is MAEFPNTGSGGGKAELKAELKVDLRPTLFIGAGGTGMEVMLRIRRRILSEVWNRHNPTRVESIAQFPVARFLHFDLDNNAIIDEGKSQRTDPWYELVKLDDDERLVEPLDLPQYHESDDSLARFPLIENWMPLRPKKLRSLGIDPSKGAGQIRALARLYLFDKYPKLRGRIKGALNFLSSNAGNERKETYQRLGLQVDTSKFRIVVIASCAGGTGAGSAIDLGWISKAIARQEVSDNQVDLVMFMPSGFAKANKERTEANAYATLMELETTMRDMNAQVRWAEPDSLVGKGAPFDDVYFVDTANLANKATGDIKDLYQMVADTLFEDFASADFANRKRSIAVNQQQHKLGPFNPRVPEQRFGDMRLSYSKVYSAFGQAVLDTQQSLRDDIRAYELAALMVKAFFGLIGEHAASGRGLERLAARRAGDQERDIFMREQMAMSEHPFDEFPDFKKGTVDLTPFQEYALTDQLLMDKDQRSLLERVESKVQLEIDRIMGSYDLGVWREKVVELLPHLERDAIREAGATAETSEDRIKRHTAELTTRLKGRARTQLYALLDDRKQGGLEFVLSLLEQIKARLLQRDLGNAERNGKRYRDIRDALRTRQVEESLNNLSQAASRLFGKDVQAREVMAHLKRDIADYLRFHLLAVAAGQSIEVMRAMSAWLGDPQSTDEQGQPVWSGIAGEFQEGRRCVQAMLGAVDQRIDQLRADARHEHATCIKLASDILPDPVALSRDIHTWSEEVLLEFGGSARLFPQLGDEKLRASLLLKLFRRAQTQLTVQEPGDAEPSDPLLERLGAMSPQERQRIFNEWLKSAMPWMNARFSAEFTPKADQFKCFIGVGDANAWRKMETEIRAAVPAGSFHGDLVSVVNTGITGKAVCYIELSGFPMTVLRGLPTWRTSYQIENPKIPTHLHFDATRFRHPISPSMDELNRLADDYEWFLQANALGVIRRKGDLADREASFQPRGQYLFEVEPGSGEWLQIGNEFAIRSNGLPPYYREQVIAAVQKRLAGVGPAQLTMLATLMRHFQLRVYEPKLDVDETGAQLPSPSLPNITARRLYEQWFKRASAMNPALSLRDIDAASASLLQWSEPVPNSASDAYTWEVEKSVDKRAIRAAYLASESEAAQALAGRALAPPLHAGGGRYKLFIDGAQQGPYSIDEIGLRIARAEVGPETRAWNMQWNPKADKWRLAGELPELAALFDDAIPDPDNDIPDPD, encoded by the coding sequence ATGGCAGAATTTCCCAACACGGGCAGCGGCGGGGGTAAAGCTGAACTCAAGGCGGAACTGAAGGTTGACCTGCGGCCAACGCTGTTCATCGGCGCCGGCGGCACCGGCATGGAAGTGATGCTGCGGATTCGCCGCCGCATCCTGTCGGAGGTATGGAACCGCCACAATCCGACCCGGGTCGAATCGATCGCGCAGTTTCCGGTCGCGCGCTTTCTGCACTTCGATCTCGATAACAACGCCATCATCGACGAGGGCAAGTCGCAGCGCACCGACCCGTGGTATGAGCTGGTCAAGCTGGACGACGACGAGCGCCTGGTCGAGCCGCTCGACCTTCCCCAGTATCACGAATCGGACGACAGCCTGGCGCGCTTTCCGCTGATCGAAAACTGGATGCCGCTGCGGCCCAAGAAACTGCGCTCGCTCGGGATCGATCCGTCCAAGGGCGCGGGCCAGATCCGCGCGCTGGCGCGCCTGTACCTGTTCGACAAATATCCCAAGCTGCGCGGGCGCATCAAGGGCGCACTGAATTTCTTGAGCAGCAATGCTGGCAACGAGCGCAAGGAAACCTACCAGCGCCTCGGCCTGCAGGTCGACACTTCCAAGTTCCGCATCGTCGTCATCGCTTCCTGCGCCGGCGGCACGGGCGCCGGCAGCGCCATCGACCTTGGCTGGATTTCCAAGGCCATCGCGCGCCAGGAAGTGTCCGACAACCAGGTCGACCTGGTGATGTTCATGCCGTCCGGTTTCGCCAAGGCCAACAAGGAGCGCACCGAGGCCAATGCCTACGCGACCCTGATGGAGCTGGAGACCACCATGCGCGACATGAACGCGCAGGTACGCTGGGCCGAGCCGGACAGCCTGGTGGGCAAGGGCGCGCCGTTCGACGATGTGTACTTCGTCGACACCGCCAACCTGGCCAACAAGGCGACGGGCGACATCAAGGATCTCTACCAGATGGTGGCCGACACCCTGTTCGAGGACTTCGCCTCGGCCGATTTTGCCAACCGCAAGCGCTCGATCGCGGTCAACCAGCAGCAGCACAAGCTGGGGCCCTTCAATCCGCGCGTGCCGGAACAGCGCTTCGGCGACATGCGCCTGTCGTACTCCAAGGTGTATTCTGCCTTCGGCCAGGCGGTGCTCGACACCCAGCAAAGCCTGCGCGACGATATCCGCGCCTACGAGCTGGCCGCGCTGATGGTCAAGGCTTTTTTCGGCCTGATTGGCGAGCACGCGGCCAGTGGCCGCGGGCTCGAACGGCTGGCGGCGCGCCGCGCGGGCGACCAGGAACGCGATATCTTCATGCGCGAGCAGATGGCGATGAGCGAGCATCCGTTCGACGAATTCCCCGACTTCAAAAAGGGCACGGTGGACCTGACGCCGTTCCAGGAATACGCGCTGACCGACCAGCTGCTGATGGACAAGGACCAGCGCTCGCTGCTGGAACGGGTCGAAAGCAAGGTGCAGCTGGAAATCGACCGCATCATGGGTTCGTACGACCTGGGTGTGTGGCGCGAAAAAGTGGTCGAACTCCTGCCGCACCTGGAGCGCGACGCTATCCGCGAAGCCGGCGCCACCGCCGAAACGAGCGAAGACCGCATCAAGCGCCACACGGCCGAACTGACCACGCGCCTGAAAGGGCGTGCGCGCACCCAGTTGTATGCGCTGCTGGACGACCGCAAGCAGGGCGGCCTGGAATTCGTGCTCTCGCTGCTGGAACAGATCAAGGCGCGCCTGCTGCAGCGCGACCTGGGCAACGCCGAACGCAACGGCAAGCGCTATCGCGACATCCGCGATGCGCTGCGCACGCGCCAGGTCGAGGAGTCGCTCAATAACCTGTCGCAGGCGGCCAGCCGCCTGTTCGGCAAGGACGTCCAGGCGCGCGAAGTGATGGCTCACCTCAAGCGCGACATCGCCGACTATCTGCGCTTTCACCTGCTGGCGGTAGCTGCCGGCCAGTCGATCGAGGTGATGCGCGCCATGTCGGCCTGGCTGGGCGACCCGCAAAGCACCGACGAACAGGGGCAGCCGGTATGGAGTGGCATCGCCGGCGAATTCCAGGAAGGTCGCCGCTGCGTGCAGGCCATGCTGGGCGCGGTCGACCAGCGCATCGACCAGCTGCGCGCCGACGCGCGCCACGAACACGCCACCTGCATCAAGCTGGCCAGCGACATCCTGCCCGATCCGGTTGCCTTGAGCCGCGATATCCACACCTGGAGCGAGGAAGTGCTGCTCGAATTCGGCGGCTCGGCGCGCCTGTTCCCGCAACTGGGCGATGAAAAACTGCGCGCCAGCCTGCTGCTCAAGCTGTTCCGCCGGGCCCAGACCCAGCTCACCGTGCAGGAACCGGGCGATGCCGAGCCAAGCGATCCGCTGCTCGAACGCCTTGGCGCCATGTCGCCGCAGGAGCGCCAGCGCATCTTCAACGAGTGGCTCAAAAGTGCCATGCCGTGGATGAATGCGCGCTTTTCCGCCGAGTTCACGCCCAAGGCCGACCAGTTCAAGTGCTTCATCGGCGTGGGCGACGCCAATGCCTGGCGCAAGATGGAGACCGAAATCCGCGCCGCCGTGCCGGCCGGCTCCTTCCACGGCGATCTGGTTTCGGTGGTCAACACGGGGATCACGGGCAAGGCCGTGTGCTACATCGAGCTGTCGGGCTTTCCGATGACGGTACTGCGCGGCCTGCCGACCTGGCGCACCTCGTACCAGATCGAAAATCCCAAGATTCCGACCCACCTGCATTTCGACGCGACGCGCTTCCGTCATCCGATTTCGCCATCGATGGATGAATTGAACCGCCTGGCCGACGACTACGAATGGTTCTTGCAGGCCAACGCGCTCGGTGTCATCCGCCGCAAGGGCGACCTGGCCGACCGCGAAGCGTCGTTCCAGCCGCGCGGGCAGTACCTGTTCGAGGTCGAGCCGGGATCGGGCGAGTGGCTCCAGATCGGCAACGAGTTTGCGATCCGCTCCAACGGCTTGCCGCCGTACTACCGCGAACAGGTGATCGCCGCCGTGCAGAAGCGCCTGGCCGGCGTGGGGCCGGCCCAGCTCACCATGCTGGCCACCCTGATGCGCCACTTCCAGCTGCGCGTGTATGAGCCGAAGCTCGACGTCGACGAAACCGGCGCCCAGCTGCCATCGCCGTCGCTGCCGAACATCACCGCACGCCGTCTGTACGAGCAATGGTTCAAGCGCGCCAGCGCCATGAATCCGGCTCTGTCCTTGCGCGACATCGATGCCGCCAGCGCATCGCTGCTCCAGTGGAGCGAGCCGGTGCCCAATTCGGCCAGCGACGCCTACACCTGGGAGGTCGAAAAATCGGTCGATAAGCGCGCCATCCGCGCCGCTTACCTGGCCAGCGAGTCCGAGGCGGCGCAGGCGCTGGCCGGGCGCGCGCTTGCGCCGCCGCTGCACGCGGGCGGCGGACGCTATAAACTGTTCATCGACGGCGCGCAGCAGGGACCATACTCGATCGACGAAATCGGGCTGCGCATCGCCCGCGCCGAAGTGGGGCCCGAGACCCGTGCGTGGAACATGCAATGGAATCCCAAGGCGGACAAGTGGAGGCTGGCGGGCGAACTGCCGGAGCTGGCCGCCTTGTTCGACGATGCCATTCCCGACCCCGACAACGACATACCCGATCCAGACTGA
- a CDS encoding molybdopterin-dependent oxidoreductase, with product MTLSTTPPAAVPTAVPTASAHRICPFCEACCGLELDLEENKVVRIRGDANDVFSHGFLCPKAIGLKDLHDDPDRLRTPLIKRNGVFEPATWDEAYAEIDKRLPPVIAAGGANAVATVLGNPVAHKMSLMLYFPRLAKALGTRNMYSASSVDQIPKMLSVGLMFGNWMSVPVPDIERCDFLLILGANPMVSNGSMWTVPDFRGKAKALRARGGQLVVIDPRRTETADVADAHHFIRPGADVFFLLGIAHALFDENLVRLGRLAEHTVGLEQVQAAVRDYAPELVAARCGIDAATMRQLARSLANTPRAAIYGRIGTCTQQFGTLCSWLIDVINVLTGHLDEEGGAMFPKAAAFAANTRGAPGAGRGVITGRYRSRVSGAAEVSGELPVTCLAEEIDTPGSGQIRALIAIAANPVLSAPNGARLSRALDQLDFMVSLDIYLNETSRHADVILPGLSPLEDAHYDVTFTQFSHRNHARFSAPVLARAGDQPHEWQTLMRIAAIAKGLGAQADIDALDDDMLREELERAAGEAAPALMAALGGQRGAERRLDLALRSGPYGDQFGKNPDGLTLARLKAAPSGIDLGPMGSRIPQALRTPSGKIELAPQVLLDDLARAAADLRSPAPDLVIVGRRQLRSNNSWMHNLPVLAKGAYRCTALVHPIDAARLGLVDGAMAQIRNGERTIEVQVEISAQMMPGVVSLPHGWGHNLEGTQMRVAAERPGVNLNALLDENLRDPLSGNAVLSGIAIRMQPVA from the coding sequence ATGACCTTGTCCACGACCCCGCCCGCCGCCGTACCTACCGCCGTACCTACCGCCAGCGCGCACCGCATTTGCCCGTTTTGCGAAGCCTGCTGCGGGCTTGAACTCGACCTCGAAGAGAACAAGGTGGTGCGCATCCGCGGCGACGCCAACGACGTGTTCTCGCACGGTTTCCTGTGTCCCAAGGCGATCGGCCTGAAAGACCTGCACGACGACCCGGACCGCCTGCGCACCCCGCTCATCAAGCGCAATGGCGTGTTCGAGCCAGCCACCTGGGACGAAGCCTACGCCGAGATCGACAAGCGCCTGCCGCCCGTCATCGCCGCCGGCGGCGCCAATGCCGTGGCCACGGTGCTGGGCAACCCGGTCGCCCACAAAATGAGCCTGATGCTGTACTTCCCGCGCCTGGCCAAGGCGCTCGGCACGCGCAATATGTACTCGGCGTCGAGCGTCGACCAGATTCCCAAGATGCTCTCCGTCGGGCTAATGTTCGGCAACTGGATGTCGGTACCCGTGCCCGACATCGAGCGCTGCGACTTTCTGCTGATATTGGGCGCCAATCCGATGGTCTCGAACGGCAGCATGTGGACCGTGCCGGACTTTCGCGGCAAGGCCAAGGCGCTGCGCGCGCGCGGCGGCCAGCTGGTCGTGATCGATCCGCGCCGCACCGAAACGGCCGACGTGGCCGACGCCCATCACTTCATCCGCCCCGGGGCCGACGTCTTCTTCCTGCTCGGGATCGCGCATGCGCTGTTCGACGAAAACCTGGTGCGCCTGGGGCGCCTGGCCGAACACACGGTGGGCCTGGAACAGGTTCAAGCCGCGGTGCGGGACTACGCGCCCGAACTGGTGGCGGCGCGCTGCGGCATCGATGCGGCCACCATGCGCCAGCTCGCGCGCAGCCTGGCCAATACGCCGCGCGCGGCCATCTATGGCCGCATCGGTACCTGCACCCAGCAGTTCGGAACCCTGTGTTCATGGCTGATCGACGTCATCAACGTGCTGACCGGGCACCTCGATGAAGAAGGCGGCGCCATGTTCCCGAAAGCGGCCGCCTTTGCCGCCAATACGCGCGGTGCACCGGGCGCCGGGCGCGGCGTGATCACTGGACGTTATCGTTCGCGCGTCTCGGGCGCGGCCGAAGTGTCGGGCGAGCTGCCGGTGACCTGCCTGGCCGAGGAAATCGACACCCCCGGCTCAGGGCAAATCCGGGCCCTGATCGCCATCGCCGCCAATCCGGTGCTGTCGGCGCCGAACGGGGCGCGCCTGTCGAGAGCCCTCGACCAGCTCGACTTCATGGTCAGCCTCGATATCTACCTCAACGAAACCTCGCGCCACGCCGACGTGATTTTGCCGGGCCTCTCGCCGCTGGAAGACGCGCACTACGACGTCACCTTCACCCAGTTCTCGCACCGCAACCACGCCCGTTTCAGCGCGCCCGTGCTGGCGCGCGCCGGCGACCAGCCGCACGAGTGGCAAACCCTGATGCGCATCGCCGCCATCGCCAAGGGACTGGGCGCGCAGGCCGACATCGACGCGCTCGACGACGACATGCTGCGGGAAGAGCTGGAGCGCGCCGCCGGAGAGGCCGCCCCGGCGCTGATGGCGGCGCTGGGAGGCCAGCGCGGCGCGGAACGCAGGCTCGACCTGGCGCTGCGCAGCGGCCCTTACGGCGACCAGTTCGGCAAAAACCCGGACGGGCTGACCCTGGCGCGCCTGAAAGCGGCGCCTTCGGGCATCGATCTCGGGCCGATGGGCAGCCGCATTCCGCAAGCGCTGCGCACACCCTCGGGCAAGATCGAACTGGCGCCGCAGGTGCTGCTGGACGACCTGGCGCGCGCCGCGGCCGACCTGCGCTCGCCCGCGCCCGACCTGGTCATCGTGGGCCGGCGCCAGCTACGCTCGAACAACAGCTGGATGCACAACCTGCCGGTGCTGGCCAAGGGCGCCTACCGCTGCACGGCGCTGGTCCATCCGATCGATGCGGCGCGGCTTGGCCTGGTCGACGGCGCCATGGCGCAGATCCGCAATGGCGAGCGCACGATCGAGGTGCAGGTCGAGATCTCGGCGCAGATGATGCCCGGCGTGGTCAGCCTGCCGCATGGCTGGGGCCACAACCTGGAAGGCACGCAGATGCGGGTGGCGGCCGAGCGCCCGGGCGTGAACCTGAACGCCCTGCTGGACGAAAATCTGCGCGATCCCCTGTCGGGCAACGCGGTGCTGTCCGGGATTGCGATCCGGATGCAGCCGGTGGCCTGA
- a CDS encoding tetratricopeptide repeat-containing diguanylate cyclase, with amino-acid sequence MLAGLSDTSHGRKVRVLLASLWLASCLAHAQHPVLDARLNEIREMSRYVPPKALVALLKIESEARAAPARTKADFLAQLCLVRRDMNQVPEALALAEELVAFGRDKKDNVVIAKALLTKSYVVWRMDQLTLSHQLAWEGEKIANTTSDVPLRVHAAISSGQAYSEEGNFPAAVGKMQTALTLARAHGQPIPKVQALNALAFLYGQLNEHDKGFEALDEAIVLAEQTNSPGRMASLKDTEYGLAVETNQPQRGLRALLAGLAYERQIGAEAMIAGTLVNLSDSYLKQHDYAKTLTYANQALQAARKLNDDSTAATAHLNLGQAYLGLGSLVEGKRHFELGLAWYEKVGDKPELQEVLMEYGASLERAGDMAGAVKAYHRERVLSNELFEKRRQKATLELQEKYETEKKQRQIELLSRENQLKSTEIDNRRLQQRVWWLLAVVFALAAVVVGILYRKVRHANAQLKVKNLELKQQSSRDPLTGLYNRRHFQEFMRSHLQVEKRGAGTSGEEIVGALFLLDVDHFKHVNDSHGHAAGDAVLKMIAESLREILRETDMIVRWGGEEFLAFLPAIPRSGVEEIARRLLTGISHQNIDYQNKKLSVNVSIGFAPFPLVPGTNALPWERAVNLVDMALYLAKAHGRNRAYGVRGFANFEQTSMEDIEQDLERAWRAGYVDMSIVLGTWPETKNAPAPPKLTIV; translated from the coding sequence ATGTTGGCAGGTTTATCAGACACCTCGCATGGCCGCAAGGTCCGCGTGCTGCTGGCATCGCTATGGCTGGCGTCGTGCCTTGCGCACGCCCAGCATCCGGTGCTGGACGCGCGTCTGAACGAGATCCGCGAGATGAGCCGCTACGTGCCGCCCAAAGCGCTCGTCGCGCTGCTCAAGATCGAGAGCGAGGCGCGCGCGGCCCCCGCGCGCACCAAGGCCGATTTCCTGGCCCAGCTATGCCTGGTGCGGCGCGACATGAACCAGGTGCCGGAAGCGCTGGCCCTGGCCGAGGAACTGGTCGCTTTCGGGCGCGACAAAAAAGACAATGTGGTCATCGCCAAGGCCTTGCTGACCAAGTCCTACGTCGTCTGGCGCATGGACCAGCTGACCCTGTCGCACCAGCTGGCGTGGGAAGGCGAAAAGATCGCCAACACCACCAGCGATGTGCCGCTGCGCGTGCATGCGGCCATCAGCTCGGGCCAGGCGTACTCGGAAGAGGGCAATTTTCCGGCCGCGGTGGGCAAGATGCAGACCGCGCTGACCCTGGCGCGCGCCCACGGCCAGCCGATTCCCAAAGTCCAGGCGCTCAATGCGCTGGCCTTCCTGTACGGCCAACTGAACGAACACGACAAGGGCTTCGAGGCGCTCGACGAAGCAATCGTGCTGGCCGAGCAGACCAATTCGCCTGGCCGCATGGCGAGCCTGAAGGATACCGAATACGGCCTGGCCGTCGAAACCAACCAGCCGCAGCGCGGCTTGCGCGCCCTGCTCGCCGGGCTGGCTTACGAGCGCCAGATCGGCGCCGAGGCGATGATCGCCGGGACCCTGGTGAACCTGTCGGACAGCTATCTCAAACAGCACGATTACGCGAAAACGCTCACCTACGCGAACCAGGCCTTGCAGGCAGCGCGCAAACTGAACGACGACAGCACCGCAGCGACCGCGCACCTGAACCTGGGCCAGGCCTACCTCGGCCTGGGCAGCCTGGTCGAGGGTAAACGCCATTTCGAGCTGGGTCTGGCCTGGTACGAAAAAGTCGGCGACAAGCCGGAATTGCAGGAAGTGCTGATGGAATACGGCGCCTCGCTCGAACGCGCCGGCGACATGGCGGGCGCGGTCAAGGCATACCACCGCGAGCGGGTGCTGTCGAACGAGCTGTTTGAAAAGCGGCGCCAGAAAGCCACGCTGGAGCTGCAGGAAAAGTACGAGACCGAAAAGAAGCAGCGCCAGATCGAACTGTTAAGCCGCGAGAACCAGCTCAAGTCGACCGAAATCGACAACCGCCGCCTGCAGCAGCGCGTGTGGTGGCTGCTGGCGGTGGTGTTTGCGCTGGCCGCGGTGGTGGTCGGCATCCTGTACCGCAAGGTGCGCCATGCGAATGCCCAGCTCAAGGTGAAGAACCTGGAACTGAAGCAGCAAAGTTCGCGCGATCCGCTGACCGGCTTGTACAACCGGCGCCACTTCCAGGAATTCATGCGCAGCCACCTGCAGGTGGAAAAGCGCGGCGCCGGCACCTCGGGCGAAGAAATCGTGGGCGCCCTGTTCCTGCTCGACGTCGACCACTTCAAGCACGTCAACGACAGCCATGGCCACGCCGCCGGCGACGCTGTGCTCAAGATGATCGCCGAAAGCCTGCGCGAGATCCTGCGCGAGACCGACATGATCGTGCGCTGGGGCGGCGAGGAATTCCTGGCCTTCCTGCCGGCCATTCCGCGCAGCGGCGTCGAGGAAATCGCGCGCCGCCTGCTGACCGGCATCTCGCACCAGAATATCGACTACCAGAACAAGAAGCTGTCGGTGAACGTCTCGATCGGCTTCGCGCCCTTCCCGCTGGTGCCGGGCACGAATGCGCTGCCATGGGAGCGCGCCGTCAACCTGGTCGACATGGCGCTCTACCTGGCCAAGGCGCACGGGCGCAACCGCGCCTACGGCGTGCGCGGCTTCGCCAACTTCGAGCAAACCTCGATGGAAGACATCGAGCAGGACCTGGAACGCGCCTGGCGCGCCGGCTACGTCGACATGTCGATCGTGCTGGGCACCTGGCCGGAAACCAAGAACGCGCCCGCGCCGCCCAAGCTGACCATCGTCTGA
- a CDS encoding ABC transporter ATP-binding protein, with the protein MLELRNVVKTFGKDVRAVDGVSLTLDCGVVGLIGHNGAGKTTLMQMIATLTRPSGGQILFDGADIVARPQEIRRRLGYLPQDFGIYPNLSALEFMQYFAALKGVRDPARIRYLLELVNLHEQARRPAASFSGGMRRRLGIAQALLNDPDILIVDEPTAGLDPEERLRFRNLLGELGFDKLVIMSTHIVSDVESIAGQLATMDAGKLISCATPRVILDQARGRIWSANVGAAEYEQLRNRVSVLHAQREGDQVALRMVHGASPCDGARVAEPTLEEALMAQRHALRVAA; encoded by the coding sequence ATGCTCGAGCTGCGCAACGTGGTCAAAACCTTCGGCAAGGATGTCCGCGCGGTGGACGGCGTGAGCCTGACGCTCGACTGTGGCGTGGTCGGCCTGATCGGCCACAATGGCGCCGGCAAAACGACCCTGATGCAGATGATCGCCACCCTCACGCGCCCGAGCGGCGGCCAGATCCTGTTCGACGGCGCCGACATCGTCGCCCGGCCGCAGGAGATCCGGCGCCGGCTCGGCTACCTGCCGCAGGATTTCGGAATCTATCCGAACCTTTCCGCGCTCGAATTCATGCAGTATTTCGCCGCCCTCAAGGGCGTGCGCGACCCGGCCCGCATCCGCTATCTGCTCGAACTGGTCAACCTGCACGAACAGGCCAGGCGGCCTGCGGCCTCGTTCTCGGGCGGGATGCGGCGCCGCCTCGGCATCGCCCAGGCCTTGCTCAACGACCCCGATATCCTGATCGTCGACGAACCGACCGCCGGCCTCGATCCGGAGGAGCGCCTGCGCTTTCGCAACCTGCTCGGCGAGCTCGGATTCGACAAGCTGGTCATCATGTCGACCCACATCGTGTCCGACGTCGAGAGCATCGCCGGCCAGCTGGCCACCATGGACGCCGGCAAACTGATCTCCTGCGCGACGCCGCGCGTGATCCTCGACCAGGCGCGCGGGCGCATCTGGTCGGCCAATGTGGGCGCGGCCGAATACGAGCAGCTGCGCAACCGGGTCAGCGTGCTGCATGCGCAGCGCGAGGGCGACCAGGTCGCGCTGCGCATGGTCCACGGCGCGTCGCCCTGCGATGGGGCGCGCGTGGCCGAACCGACCCTGGAAGAAGCGCTGATGGCGCAGCGCCATGCGCTCCGGGTGGCCGCATGA